One window of the Archangium primigenium genome contains the following:
- a CDS encoding IS630 family transposase gives MDARRLVFLDESFCNTCMTREYGWAPVGERAVGLRPGGWWTSLTLIGAIRLDSRPKLMTHRGAVNGAVFLSFVRERLCPWLRPGDIVLMDNLGAHKVRGVRQAIAAVGACVVYLPTYSPDFNPIELWWADLKRHLRRLEPRALADLRQTVRRLRASTSLAKLSAWFRHCLSFPQLN, from the coding sequence GTGGATGCCCGTCGACTCGTCTTCCTGGACGAGTCCTTCTGCAACACCTGCATGACGCGCGAGTACGGCTGGGCCCCCGTGGGTGAGCGCGCCGTGGGTCTGCGTCCGGGCGGCTGGTGGACGAGCCTGACCCTGATAGGTGCCATCCGCCTGGACAGCCGCCCCAAGCTGATGACGCACCGCGGAGCCGTCAACGGTGCTGTCTTCCTGAGCTTCGTGCGTGAGCGGCTCTGCCCGTGGCTCAGGCCCGGAGACATCGTGCTGATGGACAACCTGGGCGCCCACAAGGTGCGGGGCGTACGCCAGGCCATCGCGGCCGTGGGCGCCTGCGTGGTGTACCTGCCCACCTACAGCCCTGACTTCAACCCCATCGAGCTGTGGTGGGCGGACCTCAAGCGGCATCTGCGCCGCCTTGAGCCTCGCGCTTTGGCTGACCTGCGCCAGACCGTGCGGCGGCTTCGCGCCTCAACTTCCCTCGCGAAGCTCTCCGCCTGGTTCCGCCACTGCCTTTCCTTCCCTCAGCTCAACTGA
- a CDS encoding helix-turn-helix domain-containing protein — protein sequence MSVGQATPEKLRQAIVRAFHEEDMSYARIAHLLGVAQATVSRVLRLHRETGDVTPRPRGGGNFSPLRGAVAEQLKRLVRERPGATVRELLRELKARTGVVTSRPSLQRALHRLGFSHKKSPSSPPSVTRPPTSGVVGLSPPCCASWMPVDSSSWTSPSATPA from the coding sequence ATGAGCGTCGGTCAGGCCACCCCGGAGAAGCTGAGGCAGGCGATTGTTCGGGCCTTCCACGAGGAGGACATGAGCTACGCGCGCATCGCCCACCTGCTGGGCGTAGCGCAAGCCACGGTCAGCCGAGTCCTTCGGCTGCATCGGGAGACGGGCGACGTCACGCCCCGGCCGCGAGGGGGTGGCAATTTCTCGCCTCTGCGAGGGGCGGTGGCCGAGCAACTCAAGCGCTTGGTGCGCGAGCGCCCGGGGGCCACCGTGCGGGAGTTGCTCCGCGAGCTGAAGGCGCGCACGGGCGTCGTCACCAGCCGCCCCTCGCTTCAGCGCGCCCTGCACCGGCTGGGTTTCTCACACAAAAAAAGTCCCTCGTCGCCACCGAGCGTGACGCGCCCCCCAACCTCTGGCGTCGTAGGATTATCGCCGCCCTGCTGTGCCTCGTGGATGCCCGTCGACTCGTCTTCCTGGACGAGTCCTTCTGCAACACCTGCATGA